The Lolium rigidum isolate FL_2022 chromosome 2, APGP_CSIRO_Lrig_0.1, whole genome shotgun sequence genomic interval CTAGTTATAAATTCAGATTGTGTTGAAGTTATTGATGTGATGAAGAACGGATGCCACACACAGGGACCTGCAGCTGCTATCTACGAAGATTGCTATTTTCTTTGTAGAGAGTTCAATGATGTAATCTTTGAACACTACCCTAGGGAGTCTAATTTTGCAGCTCACGTTCTAGCTAGGGAGGCGGTGGATGATCCCCAATTGTGGAAGGATGATCCACCTGAATTTATCATTGATGTAATCGCAAACGATGTTTCTGTGTTTACGGAAGTAATATAAGCAGTGTTTTCCAGTTAAAAAAACTTTAAACCATCTTTATGCTATTTCTATACTCCTTACTGATGTAATATAGTTTATTGGAACAGCCTACTCGCCATATtcctagaagaaaaaaaaaattgtgacATCACACTGCGAGCAGCCACGCTGATACTTCAGTTCGTGTCAAACAGGACCACAATGTTCACGAACTTGAGATTTCCCTACTTCTGTACTTAATCTGGACAAGTATTTTTTTTTAGACGGAAGACTCGAAATGAGTccggctttgaattaacaaagccatcaacaggCTAGGAGTTACACCAAGAGTTACAACACACACGTGCCAAGCGCACACCACAAACCACAACAAAAGACAACATAGAAATGTCAAGCCGAAGCGTCATTTTGATCCATgaagagggagccttgtcttctgttgcaccggAGCGATCACGACTGGGTCCACGCCAACAAACCTCCCCCGCTCCAAGACTGCAACCCAAGGGGGAACTCAACGACGGGCCGGCTACCTAGCAGAacttgaggaaccaaaggaggggGGTCTttcggcgacgcctccaagaagatgaatggcgcaagaatgcgtcatcgtcgtcggcagactgaggtcctgcaaagttttcacccggacccgagaaccaccacccctggagctcgggctaggtccagaccaAATACACAACATTTTCCCCTAGCGTTGGGATATGCACACCGGCAAGAGCTGCGACCAGACGtcgacctagcaaagccccccaaggcgctGGGAAGGAAGTCAGCTACTGCAGCAAACCGTGTAAAAATAGCCAAGCCGATGCTGAGAGGGCTGCGACACCAGCGAGAGGTCACAGAGTGTACCACAAAACACTACTAGAGCAGCTTACACGAAGCGAGGCCCGAAAGGGGAGCAGATTGAGGCGAAGGGACATAGTCCGTCATTTTGAATAGGAGGGCCATCATCAgggcgccttcaacaagggaacgacacccGCAGGTGACGCCGCCACCGGCACAGGCCATAGCCATGCGCTGCTTTCGCCGAGGTCCAAGCCTGGTCAGAAATTCCGGACGCCGTCACGAGGGCGCAGAGCGGACAAGGCGGAGATCACTACCGCGCCTCCAAGCTAAGTCGCAcattgaactagccccaactagacTCAACCGCAGGGAAGAACACGATGGCTGGCATAGTCCGGCCAAGCCCAGATCTAGACGTCCACGACGCTAGGTCGGAGGCACCACGGCGGCCACACCATCCCCAGCGTGTGAGCACCTGCACATACATGCCTAAGCTAGAAGGAGGGAGAAAATACCGCAGCCGCCGGAGAAGCTGCAGTACACAGCCGGCCCAGGGACCGCGTCCCAGATAGATATCGCCCCAACGATTCCGAAACGCCGCCCGCAGCGACGGAGGACTGCCGGAGTCTGCGGAAGAAACAGACCGCCGACAACCTCGAAGACGGCCAGGGAAAGGACCAGGCCCGCATGGCCAAGGGCCAACCCAAATGCAACcggcggaaggcggcggaggtggcgcgTCGGGTACGCAGCCGCGCACCCCAGGCCACCCTCAAATCTAGAGGATCCGGCTAGGCCCTGCCGGGCCCAAATCTGAGCCCACGAGCCCAGATTAGGCCGAGCCGCACGTCTAGAGTCACCGCCGTCCAGAGCAACGCCGGGAGGCGCCGCCACCGCATCCAGGCCTCCTGCCGTCGGGGAAGGCAACGGCAGCGCCGGCCGGGGCCGGCGTCACCGGGCCGCTCCGCCACGAGGAAGGGCGCCGCCTCGTCGGGCCCAAAAACTCGCGCGAgaggagaaaaccaccgccgttggcaccgcccgggctttgcccggcggctcgcggcggcggcggcgggggaggggagCTACGGGGTGGGAGAGGGCCGGAGGGGGAGGGGGCGCTCCGGCCGCTCACGGGGGAGCGACGGGAGCGAGGGGGGGGGGAATCCAATTTTTTCAGCGGTGGTTGTTTTTGGATGTAATCTGGACAAGTATTGATATTGAATCAAATATAATTTGGGCTTAATTGAATGTAATTTGTCCGAAAAAAAATCTACGTTTGGCCAGACTTCTATAAGTTTGCAGATCCACCATTATGCTGTGTAGCGGTGTTCGAGCGGGCGTGGCACTAGTTGTATCGATTTTCTTCTGGTTTTTGCTAATTGAACAGGAAACATTTCTCTTCTTGATTAACAAATAAACGTTTTTTGTCTTCTCATCGCCTCATCGGTTTGAACGAGTTCAAAGGAGAAAGCCCCAAGGGTCCACCGTATGCAACGAGGGTTGTTTGCTTGGCTAGTGAAATCCGTCTCCGACTGTGCTGTACATCCCTGGCGCTTACGCACGTCTAGCTATGGTTTCCGATTCCGACCGATAACGCGAGTCCGTTTACGACTTCACCTTCCTTGTGTTTGAGCTTTGCGTTGCGGGTTCCATAAATAGAAGAGACGAGCGCATCGAAGAGAACAAGCTAGCTCGAGTTCCTGATTTTGATCTTTTCCGTTCCCGACCAGCAAATTCGAGGACCCTCGCCTCGGGCCAACGCGCGGCTACCTAGCTACCACAGAAAGCAGTTCGGCGATCCGCCTTCGAAGCACCGGAGGCATGAAGCTTCGTCCGGccgtcctcggcctcctccttctcctcgtcctTGTTCTAAACCCCAATGGCGCCGAGGCCCGGCCTGCCCCTGCCGGCGGCCATCCTCAAAAGAAGTTGTCGAGCTACAGCTTCTTCGTCTTTGGGGATGACTTCGCCGACAACGGGAACCTCCCTCTAACAGACCCCGTCACCCAGATGTCGCGGCAATGGGCCTACCCCTACGGCTCCTCCTACGTTGACGCCGACGGAAACCCGCGACCAAATACTCCGTCGGGACGCTTCTCCAACTACCAAATCCAATCAGATTTCATCGGTAAGTACTCTAATCTCACTTAGACTCACTCATGTGATGTTACGTGCATCATAAATAACACCGCGTGTTGCTTTATTTACACGTACCTGCAGCAACGATCTTGGGGCTCGAGGAAGCACCTCCGGCGCATGCTCTGACGGCGGAGAAAACCTGCGACCCGTCCGGCATGACCTTCGCTTATGCTGGCGCTGGCGTCTTGGATAGCTCGTCGACGCACAATGTCCCCACCCTTTCCAAGCAGGTCGACACTTTCAGGAAGATGGTCAAGGATGGGACCATTACACAGCAGCAACTCAGTCGCTCCGTTGCCCTCGTCGCTCTATCCGGCAACGACTACCGCGGGAGCTCCAGCACCATTGGCCTAAGCACCCCCAACGATGTGAGTAGCTAGCAACAGATCACAAGCATACATGCATAGATTTTAAATAACAATTTTGTCTGTGCATCTTAATTACTGAGCTAACTTTTCATGTATATATATGCAGATCAATGCTTATATTGGGAAGGTGACGAAGGAGATTGCAGCCAACGTGGAGCAATTGCAGAAGCTAGGGGTGACAAAGGTTGTCGTCAACAACCTGCACCCCATCGGATGCACGCCATTGCAAACACGGACCAACAACTACACCGCGTGCGACGTCTTTGGAAATTTGGGTGCATCCGTCCATAACAGTAACCTCAAACAAACGATGGAGGGCAAGAAAAATGTCCATGTTGCCGACCTCTACACCTCCTTCAGTAATATTGTGGATACCGCCCCAGGTatgtacatacatgcatgcatccacAAGTATGCCCAAAGTATTATTTACAAGATTTCGGATATATAGATGGATTTGATTGTGTGCTTGAGCTTTGTTTAAATTTCTTTTATCTATATGCATTCAGGGAAAGGCCAAGAGCTATCTAAACAATTCAAGCGCAAGCTTTCACCGTGCTGCGAAAGTTTTGATTCAAATGGTTACTGCGGGCAACAAGGCGATTCCTCGGAGCTTTTGTACAGTGTATGCGACAAGTCCAATAAATTTTTCTACTGGGATGACATGCACCCGACGCATGCAGGGTGGGAAGCGGTGATGAAGCAATTGGAAAAGCCCTTGAGAGA includes:
- the LOC124686438 gene encoding GDSL esterase/lipase At5g03600-like, encoding MKLRPAVLGLLLLLVLVLNPNGAEARPAPAGGHPQKKLSSYSFFVFGDDFADNGNLPLTDPVTQMSRQWAYPYGSSYVDADGNPRPNTPSGRFSNYQIQSDFIATILGLEEAPPAHALTAEKTCDPSGMTFAYAGAGVLDSSSTHNVPTLSKQVDTFRKMVKDGTITQQQLSRSVALVALSGNDYRGSSSTIGLSTPNDINAYIGKVTKEIAANVEQLQKLGVTKVVVNNLHPIGCTPLQTRTNNYTACDVFGNLGASVHNSNLKQTMEGKKNVHVADLYTSFSNIVDTAPGKGQELSKQFKRKLSPCCESFDSNGYCGQQGDSSELLYSVCDKSNKFFYWDDMHPTHAGWEAVMKQLEKPLREFVDQD